A single region of the Candidatus Megaera polyxenophila genome encodes:
- a CDS encoding polyketide synthase produces the protein MRDTSRDVVIVGISARFPGIQDINSWWNSLLKGEILTTRYNYEELEKNGIIKAHYLQNDYIPVRGHLDNILRFDNQFFNVNNRDAEIMDPQYRLMLEASWCALEDAGYGKKNNRPITGVFASCSTSSYMYNILFNGPYEPDILEQIIHGNEKDFIASIIAYKLNLIGPAISIQTACSSSLVGLHLAKQSLLNKECDLALVAAAAVPFPQGGYLYHDGGIYSKNGKCRPFDAKADGVIEGSGVACVVLKRLEDVNENDVEPYAVILGSAINNDGSSKVGYFAPSITGQKRVINQAIHNANIDISKVSYIEMHGTGTVIGDPIEWTSTSESYQELGAKTNQIAIGSVKANIGHLDAAAGLASLIKTVMILRTNQIPPLANFDVPNPYLSNYDSSPLYIPNDISNNITPYSVEIAAINSFGIGGTNAHVIIGKIPNSLQKTIVNDSKPKLYTLSFSANDTASLDQVRQSMIEYLINNSSNLDDVAYSLREGRERFKKLLTVFGYDKQEIINKLSTDKNLFYSESVNAASSTLVFLFPGQGTQYPGMAIPFLVIPELRETIESCIALCDFNIQQNIRDSLFNPSYPKEKLDETELTQPSLFILEYSISKCLMNIGLTPAIVLGHSLGELSAMCISGVLTLQHALRLVTIRGKSMQECNEGLMLNLDLSEKELKEVILRLGSKVSIAALNTENSSVISGTKEDIIVLQEFLGDKAVSKILKSNRAFHSELISEALPFMSKVLKEISISPAKIPIICNLDGMILDIEQKVNSEYFLKQAISTVQFKKSLEQLKNFSNVFCIEVGPGKVLGSMSKTYGFNTISLANQGSKTKSDDVLQQLMCIDSIGFHIELFNYTKGKMLHIPTYKFYGPKWIAPEINLSNTEKLQDESSVLKTNDNSTTDLLIAIWNEVLRCNNINTKSNFFLLGGDSLMITSIIRKVNKTFNINVPAKDMLSCQTLEDQVHIIEQSLNIKSDI, from the coding sequence ATGAGAGATACTTCTCGCGATGTAGTGATAGTTGGTATTTCTGCACGTTTTCCTGGTATCCAGGATATAAATTCTTGGTGGAATTCACTACTAAAAGGAGAAATTTTAACAACAAGATATAACTACGAGGAACTAGAGAAAAATGGTATTATAAAAGCCCATTACTTACAAAACGATTATATACCGGTCCGTGGACATCTAGACAATATTCTCAGATTTGATAATCAGTTCTTTAATGTAAATAATAGAGATGCTGAAATTATGGATCCACAATATCGTCTTATGTTAGAAGCTTCATGGTGTGCTCTTGAAGATGCAGGATATGGGAAAAAAAATAACAGACCTATTACTGGAGTTTTTGCATCTTGTAGTACTAGCAGTTATATGTATAACATTTTATTTAATGGGCCATATGAACCAGATATTTTAGAACAGATAATCCATGGTAATGAAAAAGATTTTATAGCAAGTATTATTGCATATAAATTAAATTTAATTGGTCCAGCTATTTCGATTCAGACGGCATGTTCTTCATCTTTAGTTGGTCTACATTTAGCAAAGCAATCTTTACTAAACAAGGAGTGTGATTTAGCTCTCGTTGCTGCCGCTGCAGTTCCCTTTCCTCAAGGTGGGTATTTATATCATGATGGAGGAATATACTCTAAAAATGGAAAATGCAGACCTTTTGATGCAAAAGCTGATGGTGTAATAGAAGGTTCAGGAGTAGCATGCGTTGTTTTAAAACGCCTAGAAGATGTCAACGAAAATGATGTTGAGCCTTATGCTGTTATTTTAGGTAGTGCAATAAATAATGATGGTTCATCTAAAGTTGGTTATTTTGCGCCATCAATTACTGGACAAAAAAGAGTAATAAACCAGGCAATACATAATGCAAATATTGATATTTCAAAAGTATCTTATATTGAAATGCATGGTACTGGTACTGTAATAGGAGATCCAATTGAATGGACTTCTACATCAGAATCTTATCAAGAACTTGGAGCTAAGACTAATCAAATCGCTATAGGGTCTGTAAAAGCTAATATAGGACACTTAGATGCAGCTGCTGGACTTGCATCCCTTATTAAGACAGTAATGATTTTAAGAACAAATCAAATTCCCCCTTTAGCAAACTTTGATGTTCCAAATCCATATTTAAGTAATTATGATAGTTCTCCTCTTTATATACCAAATGATATTAGCAATAACATCACACCTTACTCTGTGGAGATTGCTGCTATTAATTCATTTGGTATAGGCGGTACAAATGCACATGTTATAATTGGCAAAATACCAAATTCTCTCCAAAAAACAATTGTAAATGATTCAAAACCAAAGCTTTATACTTTATCCTTTTCAGCAAATGACACAGCTAGTTTAGACCAAGTACGTCAGTCTATGATAGAATATCTTATAAATAATTCTTCTAATTTAGATGATGTAGCATATAGCCTTCGTGAAGGTAGAGAACGTTTTAAAAAATTATTAACAGTTTTTGGTTATGATAAGCAGGAAATAATAAATAAACTCAGCACTGATAAGAATTTATTTTATAGTGAATCGGTAAATGCAGCATCTTCTACCCTTGTATTTCTATTTCCAGGCCAAGGTACTCAATATCCAGGAATGGCTATACCATTTCTGGTAATACCTGAATTACGAGAAACTATTGAGTCATGTATAGCTTTATGTGATTTTAATATACAACAAAATATTCGAGACTCATTATTTAATCCTTCTTATCCAAAAGAAAAGTTAGATGAAACAGAATTAACACAACCATCATTATTTATCTTAGAATATTCTATATCAAAATGTTTAATGAATATTGGATTGACTCCAGCAATTGTATTAGGACATAGTTTAGGTGAATTAAGTGCAATGTGTATCTCTGGTGTATTAACCTTACAACATGCATTAAGATTAGTAACAATTCGTGGAAAATCTATGCAAGAATGTAATGAAGGATTGATGTTAAATCTAGATTTGTCTGAAAAAGAATTAAAAGAAGTAATATTACGGTTAGGAAGTAAAGTTAGTATAGCTGCCCTTAACACTGAAAATTCTTCTGTTATATCTGGAACAAAAGAAGATATAATAGTGTTACAAGAGTTTCTTGGTGATAAAGCAGTGTCAAAAATACTTAAATCTAATCGTGCTTTTCATTCTGAATTGATTTCAGAAGCATTACCTTTTATGAGCAAAGTATTAAAAGAAATAAGTATTTCACCTGCAAAAATACCTATAATCTGTAATTTAGACGGAATGATTTTAGATATAGAACAGAAAGTAAATTCGGAATATTTTTTAAAACAAGCTATCAGTACTGTACAATTTAAAAAATCCTTAGAACAACTAAAAAACTTTTCAAATGTATTCTGTATAGAAGTTGGTCCAGGTAAAGTTCTTGGATCTATGAGTAAAACTTATGGTTTTAATACTATTTCCTTAGCAAATCAAGGTAGTAAAACAAAATCAGACGATGTTCTGCAGCAGTTAATGTGCATAGATAGCATAGGTTTCCATATAGAGCTATTTAATTACACAAAAGGTAAAATGTTACATATTCCCACATATAAATTTTATGGACCAAAATGGATTGCTCCAGAGATAAATTTATCTAATACAGAGAAATTACAGGACGAATCTAGTGTTTTAAAAACTAATGACAACAGTACTACTGATCTTTTAATAGCTATCTGGAATGAAGTTCTACGTTGTAATAATATAAATACAAAATCAAATTTCTTTCTTTTAGGCGGCGATTCTTTAATGATTACAAGTATTATACGTAAAGTAAATAAAACTTTTAATATTAATGTACCAGCCAAAGACATGCTTTCTTGTCAAACACTTGAAGATCAAGTACATATAATAGAACAAAGTTTAAATATTAAAAGTGATATATAA